From the genome of Vicia villosa cultivar HV-30 ecotype Madison, WI linkage group LG2, Vvil1.0, whole genome shotgun sequence, one region includes:
- the LOC131647140 gene encoding putative 12-oxophytodienoate reductase 11 gives MGATTADSIPLITPYKMGKFNLSHRVVMAPLTRMRSYNNVPQPIAINYYAQRASEGGLLIAEATGISDTAQGYPNTPGIWTKEHVEAWKPIVDAVHAKGSVFFLQIWHVGRVSNSTYQPNGQAPISSTDKSLTSNDVLKFTAPRRLRTDEIPNIVNDFKLAARNAIEAGFDGVEIHGAHGYLLDQFMKDKVNDRTDEYGGSLENRCRFTLEVVEAVANEIGADKVGIRLSPFTEYMESGDSNPNALGLYMANALNKYTILYCNVVEPRLIHTFDPVETPHSLVPMRKAFNGTFMVAGGYNRQDGNNAIAENRADLVVYGRWFISNPDLPKRFALDAPLNKYNRETFYIPDPVIGYTDYPFLNDETHVIESKV, from the exons ATGGGTGCTACAACTGCTGATTCCATTCCTCTTATTACACCATACAAGATGGGAAAATTCAATCTCTCTCATAG AGTTGTTATGGCACCACTCACTAGGATGAGATCATACAACAATGTTCCTCAACCCATTGCTATCAACTACTACGCTCAGAGAGCATCTGAAGGTGGTCTTCTCATAGCAGAAGCTACTGGTATTTCTGACACTGCTCAAGGCTATCCAAATACACCAGGTATTTGGACTAAGGAACATGTGGAGGCATGGAAACCAATTGTAGATGCTGTTCATGCTAAAGGAAGTGTCTTTTTCTTACAGATTTGGCATGTTGGAAGGGTTTCAAATTCAA CTTATCAACCAAATGGACAAGCACCAATATCTTCTACAGATAAGTCTCTCACAAGCAATGATGTACTAAAATTCACGGCACCTAGACGACTAAGGACAGATGAAATTCCTAATATTGTCAATGACTTCAAACTTGCTGCAAGAAATGCTATTGAAGCTG GTTTTGATGGGGTTGAAATCCATGGAGCTCATGGTTATCTACTGGATCAATTCATGAAAGATAAAGTGAATGATAGGACTGATGAATATGGCGGATCACTGGAAAATCGTTGTCGGTTTACATTAGAAGTTGTTGAAGCTGTTGCAAATGAAATAGGAGCAGATAAAGTTGGAATAAGATTATCACCATTTACTGAATATATGGAAAGTGGAGACTCCAATCCCAATGCGTTGGGACTTTATATGGCTAATGCCTTGAACAAATATACTATTTTGTACTGCAACGTGGTGGAACCAAGACTAATACATACCTTTGATCCAGTTGAAACCCCGCACAGCTTGGTGCCAATGAGAAAGGCTTTCAATGGAACTTTCATGGTTGCAGGAGGCTATAACAGACAAGATGGGAACAATGCAATAGCTGAAAACAGGGCAGATCTTGTTGTTTATGGTCGTTGGTTCATATCTAATCCAGATTTGCCAAAGAGATTTGCACTTGATGCTCCTCTCAACAAGTATAACAGAGAAACATTTTACATTCCTGATCCAGTTATTGGTTATACCGACTACCCTTTCTTGAATGATGAAACACATGTTATAGAATCCAAGGTTTGA